One Mesomycoplasma molare genomic window carries:
- the mnmA gene encoding tRNA 2-thiouridine(34) synthase MnmA, whose translation MAKIIVGLSGGVDSSVSAHLLQKQGHEVIAVFMRNWDSIVNNDILGNNYSQEQCTQEQDWEDAKEVAKKLGIPIFRKDFIQEYWDYVFQYFIDEYKIGRTPNPDILCNKYIKFDKFLNYVLSEFDADYIAMGHYAKTVGDKLFRAKDKNKDQTYFLAQLSNFQLSKTIFPLADLEKSEVRKIADELGLITAKKKDSTGICFIGERKFTDFLQNYIPSQPGNIIDIKTKKIVGSHIGAMYYTLGQRKGLNLGGMSEPYFVVGHNISKKEIYVAPASEKEWLISDELEAINLNLNDWNFNPNNITAKFRYRQNDVPIKIKIIDENKVRVFYPQGAEAVTPGQQIVFYDGEKCLGGATINKIYRKNKEINYV comes from the coding sequence ATGGCAAAAATTATAGTAGGTTTATCTGGCGGAGTTGATTCATCTGTATCAGCACATTTATTACAAAAACAAGGACACGAAGTAATAGCTGTTTTTATGAGAAATTGGGACTCTATTGTTAACAATGATATTTTAGGAAACAATTACTCTCAAGAACAATGTACACAAGAACAAGATTGAGAAGATGCAAAAGAAGTTGCTAAAAAATTAGGAATACCTATTTTTAGAAAAGATTTTATTCAAGAGTACTGAGATTACGTTTTTCAATATTTTATAGATGAATATAAAATAGGAAGAACACCTAATCCTGATATTTTGTGCAATAAATATATAAAATTTGATAAATTTTTAAATTACGTTTTAAGTGAATTTGATGCCGATTATATTGCTATGGGTCATTATGCTAAAACTGTTGGTGATAAACTTTTTAGAGCAAAAGATAAAAATAAAGATCAAACTTATTTCTTAGCTCAACTAAGTAATTTCCAACTATCAAAAACAATTTTCCCTTTAGCAGATTTAGAAAAATCAGAAGTTAGAAAAATTGCTGATGAACTAGGATTAATAACAGCTAAGAAAAAAGATTCTACAGGTATTTGCTTTATAGGAGAAAGAAAGTTTACTGATTTTTTACAAAATTACATCCCTTCTCAGCCAGGAAATATTATAGATATTAAAACTAAAAAAATTGTAGGTTCTCATATTGGGGCGATGTATTATACATTAGGGCAAAGAAAAGGCTTAAATTTAGGCGGTATGAGTGAGCCTTATTTTGTTGTTGGACACAATATATCAAAAAAAGAAATTTATGTTGCTCCTGCTTCTGAAAAAGAATGATTAATATCTGATGAATTAGAAGCTATTAATTTGAATCTAAATGATTGAAATTTTAATCCAAACAACATAACTGCTAAATTTAGATACAGACAAAATGATGTTCCTATAAAAATTAAAATAATTGATGAAAATAAAGTAAGAGTATTTTATCCCCAAGGAGCCGAAGCTGTTACACCTGGGCAACAAATAGTTTTTTATGATGGTGAAAAATGTTTAGGCGGGGCAACAATAAATAAAATATATAGAAAAAATAAAGAAATTAATTACGTTTAG